A genomic segment from Streptomyces sp. NBC_00459 encodes:
- a CDS encoding FUSC family protein, with protein MSRPSSTRPRFALPPWLAHTLSAQRGPVPWNAVVRGALAAGPLLLAGVLADRTSLGVVAALGAMLAGINDRPGSRRSSVRRLGVPASAGAVGLVVGTYAGQQFAAVPLTLLLTVLGLLAGGISAIGPVASGAGTQLLVAAAIGAGMPLPEPGWERALFFVAGAGWLVALRLALPTPGAGAGDFRFDGERAAVAAVYDAVADLLDAAGTDEAGARRVALTAALDHAQDALGGPRIRQYASSRDERRLRTQYAAALPLAEAATALAWTGDALHARVAEGPRRLAAAVRTNTHTGPLPAPARSAPGLRALDDALLHAADAFDRGGDTHDLHSRRRTVRALLRTAVDSGGREYGLRVALCFGAGAAVAQATHHAHWYWIPATAVFLVKPDLGPLVSRVLCRAAGTVLGAVVFAGFAAVLPRPEGLVVLVAVSGALIPVATRHFAAQTAVVTVLVLALVMVGGEPQASWSRILETLVACALVLIVGHLPMPGQRGGGVRARLARAAEAAQAYLQHVMSGSDDRHARWMLRREAYRALAEARTAIAHSAAELPALARHTEGTEEVAATLERLVDTATAFAVHLDDTGHLTRRHTEHLTELLDELAERRERAGLRTRVPRAGETSIAG; from the coding sequence GTGTCACGCCCCAGCAGCACGCGTCCGCGTTTCGCCCTGCCGCCCTGGCTCGCTCACACACTGAGCGCGCAGCGAGGGCCCGTTCCCTGGAACGCGGTCGTCCGGGGTGCGCTGGCGGCCGGGCCGTTGCTGCTGGCCGGAGTGCTGGCGGACCGCACCTCCCTCGGTGTCGTCGCCGCGCTCGGTGCCATGCTCGCCGGGATCAACGACCGGCCGGGCAGTCGGCGTTCCTCCGTCAGGCGGCTCGGTGTGCCCGCGTCGGCCGGGGCCGTCGGGCTGGTCGTCGGGACGTACGCCGGACAGCAGTTCGCAGCCGTGCCGCTGACCCTTCTCCTCACCGTCCTCGGGCTCCTCGCGGGCGGCATCAGCGCCATCGGGCCCGTCGCGTCCGGCGCCGGTACGCAACTGCTGGTCGCCGCCGCCATCGGGGCCGGGATGCCGTTGCCGGAGCCGGGCTGGGAGCGGGCGCTGTTCTTCGTCGCGGGCGCCGGCTGGCTGGTCGCCCTACGGCTCGCGCTGCCCACCCCCGGTGCCGGCGCCGGTGACTTCCGCTTCGACGGGGAACGTGCCGCCGTCGCCGCCGTGTACGACGCCGTCGCCGACCTCCTCGACGCCGCCGGTACGGACGAGGCCGGCGCCCGGCGCGTCGCCCTCACCGCCGCGCTCGACCACGCCCAGGACGCCCTCGGCGGACCCCGGATACGTCAGTACGCCAGTTCCAGGGACGAGCGCCGACTGCGCACCCAGTACGCCGCCGCGCTGCCCCTCGCCGAGGCCGCGACCGCCCTCGCCTGGACCGGGGACGCCCTCCACGCGCGCGTGGCGGAAGGTCCCCGGCGCCTCGCCGCCGCCGTGAGGACCAACACGCACACCGGGCCGCTGCCCGCCCCGGCCCGCTCCGCGCCCGGGCTGCGCGCCCTCGACGACGCGCTGCTGCACGCCGCCGACGCCTTCGACCGGGGCGGCGACACGCACGACCTGCACTCGCGGCGCCGTACCGTCCGGGCCCTGCTCCGCACGGCCGTCGACTCCGGCGGGCGGGAGTACGGGCTGCGGGTGGCGCTCTGCTTCGGGGCCGGTGCCGCTGTCGCGCAGGCGACGCACCACGCCCACTGGTACTGGATTCCGGCCACCGCCGTCTTTCTCGTCAAGCCCGACCTGGGGCCGCTCGTCTCGCGCGTGCTGTGCCGGGCGGCGGGGACCGTTCTCGGGGCCGTTGTCTTCGCCGGGTTCGCGGCCGTACTGCCCCGGCCCGAAGGGCTCGTCGTGCTCGTCGCCGTGAGTGGTGCGCTGATCCCGGTCGCCACCAGGCACTTCGCCGCCCAGACCGCCGTCGTCACGGTGCTCGTGCTCGCCCTCGTGATGGTGGGCGGCGAACCCCAGGCGTCCTGGAGCCGGATCCTGGAGACACTGGTCGCCTGTGCCCTCGTACTCATCGTCGGACATCTGCCGATGCCCGGGCAGCGCGGCGGAGGCGTACGGGCGCGACTGGCGCGGGCCGCCGAGGCCGCTCAGGCGTACCTCCAGCATGTGATGAGCGGCTCGGACGACCGGCACGCGCGCTGGATGCTGCGCCGCGAGGCCTATCGCGCGCTCGCCGAGGCCCGTACGGCCATCGCGCACTCCGCGGCCGAACTGCCCGCCCTGGCACGGCACACGGAGGGAACGGAAGAGGTCGCCGCCACCCTCGAACGGCTTGTCGACACGGCGACCGCCTTTGCCGTGCACCTGGACGACACCGGACACCTCACCCGCCGGCACACCGAACACCTCACCGAACTCCTGGACGAACTCGCCGAGCGGCGTGAGCGCGCCGGACTGCGGACGCGTGTCCCGCGCGCGGGTGAGACGTCCATCGCGGGCTGA